A genomic window from candidate division WOR-3 bacterium includes:
- the mce gene encoding methylmalonyl-CoA epimerase, whose protein sequence is MVRKVSHIAIAVPNVTEVAKFYEEKLGLKLVGREDVAGSKVTVGFIPVGETRLELVQPASPDSPISKFLETRGPGLQHVCFEVDDIAAELQRLEAAGVRLIDKIPRPGAHGTMVGFIHPSATGGVLVELSEQK, encoded by the coding sequence TAGCCGTTCCCAACGTGACCGAGGTCGCGAAGTTCTATGAGGAGAAGCTGGGCTTGAAGCTGGTTGGCCGTGAGGACGTGGCGGGCTCAAAGGTCACGGTCGGTTTCATCCCTGTAGGGGAGACCCGCCTCGAACTCGTTCAGCCCGCCTCTCCGGACTCGCCCATCTCCAAGTTCCTTGAGACGCGTGGGCCGGGTCTGCAGCATGTTTGCTTTGAGGTGGACGACATCGCGGCCGAGCTGCAGCGGCTGGAAGCGGCCGGAGTGAGGCTGATTGACAAGATACCGCGTCCGGGAGCGCATGGGACGATGGTGGGCTTCATTCATCCCTCGGCAACAGGCGGAGTGCTGGTGGAATTGAGCGAACAGAAGTAG